One window of Dethiosulfovibrio salsuginis genomic DNA carries:
- a CDS encoding substrate-binding periplasmic protein, whose translation MRKSFRLSTLALLVVLIWSGILSADAKAIRYGGAVGWSPLMVKGDNGRIVGVAVDVMNELGNRLHRPVELSEELPWKRLMDYAEKGEIDVVAGIYKTEEREKVFLFSQPFMVNTAKLFVLKDNIFTVNDLQDLKGKSGGKPSGGSFGEKFDSFAAANLKMNEAVNKETLYKMLQGKRFDFVVMDGDDGMAYLAKNGLQDDIKMLDFDVNTVKVYLAISKKSPVADMVGDIDKALLDMESDGTLQRIADSYRN comes from the coding sequence GTGAGAAAGTCCTTTAGACTATCGACTCTGGCGTTGCTGGTGGTTTTGATCTGGAGCGGGATACTTTCGGCGGACGCAAAGGCCATCAGGTACGGAGGTGCCGTGGGCTGGAGTCCCCTCATGGTCAAGGGCGACAACGGCCGTATCGTAGGGGTGGCGGTCGACGTTATGAACGAGCTAGGCAACAGACTCCACAGGCCGGTAGAACTATCGGAAGAGCTGCCCTGGAAAAGGCTCATGGACTACGCCGAAAAAGGCGAGATCGACGTAGTAGCAGGTATCTACAAAACCGAGGAAAGGGAGAAGGTTTTCCTGTTCTCCCAGCCCTTCATGGTCAACACCGCCAAGCTATTCGTCCTGAAGGACAACATCTTCACTGTGAACGACCTCCAGGATCTTAAAGGCAAATCAGGCGGTAAACCCTCCGGAGGAAGCTTTGGGGAGAAGTTCGACTCCTTCGCCGCCGCAAACCTGAAGATGAACGAGGCAGTCAACAAAGAGACCCTCTACAAAATGTTGCAAGGCAAGAGATTTGACTTCGTGGTGATGGACGGAGACGACGGCATGGCGTACCTGGCTAAAAACGGCCTCCAGGACGACATAAAAATGCTGGACTTCGACGTAAACACCGTCAAGGTCTACCTGGCCATATCAAAAAAATCCCCGGTAGCCGACATGGTAGGGGACATCGACAAAGCCCTGTTGGATATGGAGTCCGACGGAACCCTCCAAAGAATAGCGGACAGCTACAGAAACTAA
- a CDS encoding ester cyclase has translation MPDKEKESQKLIAGENTEESKMKDGKKGNVVFTGDSKQVVSVGHHDYNEFSKLERKPQGMKGFNPEYRDFVEYIMKITHTIWEEKSIGLIYDTYSNNVVMHLGSTNASGIQGVISGTMQTLFAFPDRRLIGQNVIWSPHGEKGYLSSHRILSTATNLNPSSFGPATGKRINFRTTVDCAAEDNRIYEEWLVRDNLWIVRQLGFDVFDVARRMAKATQNDGGLHVAVNGMGENKMGQYSPKLHAPKDDSAGEFILEMLSRVYNYRLFNEVDRFYHDNAVVHFVCDQDMTGKEQIKGMLISLFSSFPNGALVIERVTCNEKADGKGHDVAVRWRINGVNEGFGYFGSPTGKHATILGISHFSVKDGKIDEEWITFDGMDVLKQLISVEE, from the coding sequence TTGCCGGATAAGGAAAAAGAAAGCCAGAAGCTTATAGCTGGCGAGAACACGGAGGAATCTAAGATGAAGGACGGAAAAAAGGGGAACGTGGTTTTCACAGGAGATTCTAAGCAAGTAGTATCGGTAGGGCATCACGACTACAACGAGTTCTCTAAGCTGGAGCGAAAACCCCAGGGGATGAAGGGATTCAACCCGGAGTACAGGGACTTCGTGGAATACATCATGAAGATAACCCACACCATCTGGGAGGAAAAGAGCATCGGCCTGATCTACGACACCTACAGCAACAACGTGGTGATGCACTTAGGATCCACCAACGCCAGCGGCATCCAGGGGGTCATATCCGGGACGATGCAGACCCTTTTCGCCTTCCCGGACAGGAGGCTCATAGGCCAAAACGTCATATGGTCCCCCCACGGGGAGAAGGGCTACCTGTCCTCCCACAGGATCCTGTCCACAGCAACAAACCTCAACCCCAGCAGCTTCGGACCGGCCACGGGGAAAAGGATCAACTTCAGGACCACCGTGGACTGCGCCGCGGAGGATAACCGCATATACGAGGAATGGCTCGTCAGGGACAACCTCTGGATCGTCAGACAGCTCGGTTTCGACGTTTTCGACGTAGCCCGCAGGATGGCGAAGGCCACTCAAAACGACGGAGGTCTCCACGTCGCCGTCAACGGTATGGGAGAGAACAAAATGGGCCAGTACTCCCCTAAGCTCCACGCTCCTAAAGACGACTCAGCAGGGGAGTTTATCCTTGAGATGTTGAGCCGGGTCTACAACTACAGGCTTTTCAACGAAGTAGACCGGTTCTACCACGATAACGCCGTGGTCCACTTCGTCTGCGATCAGGACATGACGGGAAAAGAGCAGATAAAGGGAATGCTCATAAGCCTGTTCTCCTCCTTCCCCAACGGCGCACTGGTGATAGAGAGGGTCACATGCAACGAAAAGGCCGACGGCAAAGGCCACGACGTGGCGGTCAGATGGAGGATAAACGGCGTCAACGAGGGATTCGGCTACTTTGGATCCCCTACGGGAAAACACGCCACGATCCTGGGCATATCCCACTTCTCCGTCAAAGACGGCAAAATCGATGAAGAGTGGATCACCTTCGACGGAATGGACGTCCTAAAACAGCTCATATCCGTAGAAGAGTAA
- a CDS encoding ATP-binding protein — protein MIDEVELKNFGPLVNLSWQNLGKINLVIGGNGAGKTFLLKALYSAVRTIEDYRRGDDIRTASEIIAEKLYWTFQPDRIGDLVTKGADSPLAFRIKLNKEKFVYSFGRDTTKQILSMENNVPPRSSNSIFLPAKEVLSLHGIILKSREQDKSFGFDDTYLDLARALRQSPKMGRNYAEFAMARQTLADILGGRVEYDEASARWQFKVGNQKFPIGVTAEGTKKIAILDTLLGNRYLDTSSIVFIDEPESALHPVAISNFMDIVAMLADRGIQFFLASHSYFVVKKLFLIAQERGFSIPVASADGDFWSFSDLKDGMLENPIVDESIRLYREEVGLSLT, from the coding sequence ATGATAGATGAAGTCGAGCTCAAAAATTTTGGCCCTCTCGTTAATTTAAGCTGGCAAAATCTCGGTAAAATTAATCTTGTTATCGGTGGTAATGGAGCGGGCAAAACCTTTCTTCTAAAGGCTCTTTACAGCGCGGTGCGTACCATAGAGGATTATAGGCGAGGGGATGACATCCGAACGGCATCGGAAATTATCGCCGAAAAACTGTACTGGACATTCCAGCCGGACAGAATTGGCGATCTTGTAACCAAAGGGGCGGATAGCCCTTTAGCCTTTCGCATAAAATTAAATAAAGAAAAATTTGTTTATAGTTTTGGAAGGGACACTACGAAACAGATATTGTCTATGGAAAATAACGTCCCACCGAGGTCTAGCAATTCTATCTTCCTACCCGCTAAAGAGGTGCTGTCTTTACATGGGATTATCCTGAAATCCCGAGAGCAGGACAAATCATTTGGCTTTGACGATACCTATCTCGATCTTGCCAGAGCTCTGCGTCAATCGCCTAAAATGGGCAGGAACTACGCTGAATTTGCCATGGCTCGGCAGACTTTGGCGGATATTCTCGGTGGTCGGGTCGAATACGATGAAGCGTCAGCTCGTTGGCAATTTAAGGTGGGAAATCAGAAATTTCCCATCGGCGTTACCGCTGAGGGCACAAAAAAAATCGCTATTCTGGACACTCTTTTAGGTAATCGTTATCTTGACACTAGCTCAATAGTGTTTATCGATGAACCGGAGTCGGCGTTACATCCTGTGGCGATATCTAACTTTATGGATATCGTCGCGATGCTCGCCGATCGTGGCATACAGTTTTTTTTGGCTAGCCACTCCTATTTTGTGGTGAAAAAACTGTTTTTGATCGCTCAAGAGAGAGGATTTTCGATCCCTGTAGCGTCAGCGGATGGAGATTTTTGGAGTTTCTCCGACCTAAAGGATGGCATGTTGGAAAATCCCATCGTAGATGAGTCGATAAGACTCTACAGAGAAGAGGTAGGGTTGAGCCTGACATGA
- a CDS encoding nuclear transport factor 2 family protein: MTSYQESKDLVRAYFAEMEGASEDTVASVLDKYTTSDYRFYGVHPFNELTGSDAVAEALWKPLYRSMGPVQRRQDIFIAGTSEIGGEQWVISMGHFMGLLDRPWLGIPATRKMAFLRYAEFNCVKDGKICQTGFFCDIIGVMHQQGINPLPIQTGASFVYPGPRTHDGLLFGHQDPEEGVKTLALVNRMVDDLTELNKSGLDRCPPELLAKTWKEDMIWYGPAGIGATYTIRRYQEQHQYPFREGLRDKVFNGHVCRLAEGNFAGFFGWPNLTHTAAGGFMGLPASDVKTHMRVVDMYRREGDKLAENWVLIDIPYWLLLQGVDVLERTKSIVNC, encoded by the coding sequence TTGACGTCCTATCAGGAAAGCAAGGATCTTGTAAGGGCCTACTTCGCCGAGATGGAAGGGGCCTCGGAGGATACAGTTGCGTCGGTTCTGGATAAGTACACCACGTCGGACTACCGATTTTACGGGGTCCACCCCTTCAACGAGCTGACCGGCAGCGACGCGGTGGCGGAGGCCCTTTGGAAGCCCCTCTACCGCTCTATGGGGCCCGTGCAGAGACGACAAGACATATTCATAGCGGGAACCAGCGAGATCGGCGGAGAACAGTGGGTCATAAGCATGGGCCACTTTATGGGGCTTCTGGACCGACCATGGCTGGGCATACCGGCCACGAGGAAGATGGCCTTTTTGAGGTACGCCGAGTTCAACTGCGTGAAAGACGGCAAAATATGCCAGACCGGATTTTTCTGCGACATAATAGGGGTCATGCACCAGCAGGGGATCAACCCCCTCCCCATCCAGACCGGGGCGTCTTTCGTCTATCCCGGCCCCAGAACCCACGACGGCCTTCTCTTCGGCCATCAGGACCCTGAAGAAGGCGTAAAGACCCTGGCTCTGGTGAACAGGATGGTCGACGACCTGACGGAGCTCAACAAAAGCGGCCTCGATAGATGCCCACCGGAGCTTCTGGCCAAAACCTGGAAAGAGGACATGATCTGGTACGGCCCAGCGGGCATAGGGGCGACCTACACCATAAGGCGATACCAGGAACAGCATCAATATCCCTTCAGGGAGGGGCTGAGGGACAAGGTGTTCAACGGACACGTCTGTCGCCTCGCCGAGGGGAACTTCGCCGGATTCTTCGGATGGCCCAACCTGACCCACACCGCAGCAGGAGGCTTTATGGGTCTCCCTGCGTCGGACGTAAAGACCCACATGAGGGTCGTGGATATGTACCGAAGGGAAGGGGACAAGCTGGCGGAGAACTGGGTCCTGATAGACATACCTTACTGGCTTTTGCTCCAGGGAGTGGACGTCCTGGAGAGGACGAAGAGCATCGTAAACTGTTAG
- a CDS encoding MFS transporter: MSTQNAEPQDSGLIILGPDRSNVQRFIAFGSILVVYFFYCYNFMLSTFVRPTLTAATAAGGYGFTLKQASSIFAVMSFGTIPGTIVFGLLSSRIGKKRTLITIAVCIGLTTLIPLLAPDNYTLWRVARFMGGFSLGGVFGTAVPLVTEMFPQRYRGKLAAILTSTFSVAMIFAGSLYGSLGDANWRVLVYTAAIPPLIGALLVFFTVPDDFSLTQDRRQEAAQRGEKINYFSMYRGKYLLIGIGVILLSGFNFMAYSAYSNNATKFLRDGLGMTAATAGAIYSLQGIGQLIGYNVWGFIADRFGRKVPAVGMLLCAVLVFAFLQLGPQDVSTFRIVSALLGFCIGFSGAWGAYYTELFPRRFSGLAAGISFNGGRLISTFGLPVIAGMATTPDTMPIIFKTAMAIFAAGSVIWLFLPETLNRPRED, translated from the coding sequence ATGTCGACACAAAACGCCGAGCCCCAGGACTCAGGGCTGATAATACTCGGTCCCGACAGGAGCAACGTCCAGAGGTTTATAGCCTTCGGTTCCATATTGGTGGTCTATTTTTTCTACTGCTATAACTTCATGCTCAGCACCTTCGTGCGGCCCACACTGACCGCAGCCACCGCAGCAGGGGGATACGGCTTCACCCTAAAACAGGCGTCCTCCATCTTCGCCGTAATGTCCTTCGGGACAATCCCTGGAACTATCGTTTTCGGCCTACTGTCCTCCAGGATAGGGAAAAAACGGACCCTCATAACAATAGCGGTTTGTATCGGCCTGACCACCTTGATCCCCCTGCTTGCCCCGGATAACTACACCCTCTGGCGGGTCGCTAGGTTCATGGGAGGATTCTCCTTAGGCGGGGTTTTCGGGACAGCGGTCCCCCTTGTAACCGAGATGTTCCCCCAGAGATACCGTGGGAAGCTGGCGGCCATCCTCACCAGCACCTTCTCCGTGGCGATGATATTCGCCGGATCGCTCTACGGATCCCTTGGAGACGCCAACTGGAGGGTTCTGGTCTACACCGCCGCCATACCCCCTCTGATAGGGGCACTGCTGGTGTTCTTCACCGTCCCCGACGACTTCAGCCTCACCCAGGACAGAAGGCAGGAAGCGGCCCAGAGAGGTGAAAAGATAAACTACTTCAGCATGTACCGAGGTAAATACCTCCTCATAGGGATAGGGGTAATCCTTCTTTCAGGATTTAACTTTATGGCCTACTCGGCCTACTCCAACAACGCCACCAAGTTCCTGAGGGACGGACTGGGCATGACCGCCGCCACCGCGGGAGCCATATACAGCCTTCAGGGCATAGGTCAGCTCATAGGCTACAACGTCTGGGGCTTTATAGCGGACAGGTTCGGCAGGAAGGTCCCGGCGGTGGGTATGCTCCTTTGCGCCGTTTTAGTCTTCGCCTTCCTCCAGCTTGGACCTCAGGACGTCTCCACCTTCAGGATAGTATCGGCCCTTCTGGGCTTCTGTATCGGGTTCTCCGGAGCCTGGGGCGCTTACTACACCGAGCTTTTCCCGAGACGGTTCAGCGGCCTGGCGGCTGGGATATCCTTTAACGGAGGAAGGCTGATCTCCACCTTTGGCCTTCCGGTCATAGCGGGAATGGCGACGACTCCCGACACTATGCCTATCATATTCAAGACCGCCATGGCCATATTCGCAGCGGGAAGCGTCATCTGGCTTTTCCTCCCTGAGACCTTAAACAGGCCCAGGGAAGACTGA